The genomic DNA TCCAATTACTTTCTCCtatgaacaattaattaatgttaGAAAACTTACTTCAAAATTAGCTTTTCATATGTGTGGTAGCCAGCTTCTTTCAAGTTCTTAGCTGTAATGTCCTTCTGTTTGAGTGGTCTTCCTGTTAAGAATGCAATCTTAACACCAAGATTTACCAGTTTGTTGTACAATTTTTGTGTCTCTGGTAGTGCTGGTGCTGCTCCTTCATCAACCCATGCATTAAACAATGTTTCGTTGTATGGGTTCACCCTATCAAATATtgttagaaaatatattaacaatgtTGAACAAGAAAGAATTATGTATGtgcaaattaattaacattaacatggATGCACCCTAACATTTCTAGTCCTTAAAAGTTTAtaaaacacatattttttttgtctccaaTGACTTGAAATTAATATACTACAATTATTTacaattgttttaaatttctttgtaacattaattttatgtagtcattatttaattttttttaagccaaACTGAAGTTCAATACCAAAATTAGGGttagagtatgaaaaaaaaaagattagcaTACCCAAATCCATGTGTGGCATAATAAGGAAGGTTAGAAAGTGTAGTTTCATCAATGTCAAACACCCAAAGGTCTCTACCATCTTTTAGATTGAGAGTTCTAGCATAGAAAAAACCTTCACGGTTAACAAATTTAGAGTCAGCTCTATATTGGTCACCAAGCATATAGTTACCAACATATTCTTCACATTCTTGAGGAACAGTTTTCCAGTTAATGATGTTACGTGCTTCAACAGCAACTCTCCAACTAGCACATGACACTTCTGGAATGTATTTTCCACCTGGACCAGTTTTCATTCGGAGAGggaaaatgttgaaatttgatTCATGTTCATGGTTTTGAACATTACCATGACATGTTGCTAAGAGTGTGACAAGAAAGAAAAGGAGGATCTTCATTCTTATGTGTATGTTTCTTGTAACTTTGTTTGCTTATTGTTGTTGAGGGTTTGGTTCTTTATATAGACAATATCTCTATAGTTTTGGGACTATAAGGttgtgaaaataaaaataggaaaatgaaaatgataaactttttcttttttttacaaaaagataTATGTGGTCCTACAAAATTCctggaaaatatattttattgaaaacaaaaaaaatcaactcgTTTTAAAATGGAAATCAAATATGAGTATTGAAACCCACTTTGATTATGAGAATGTGTTCCTTTATTGAGGTCTCAGATTCGATTCTCTCCGAtgttaatttaactttttaaaaaaataaaaaatggaaattggTCATCTCATATGTAATTTATAAATGAGAGAGATAATCTTTCACATTCATCAAGAGAGTAAAACATATGAAGAATTTAAATTAAGTGAGGTTGAATCGCTATATAAGATCGCATTTTTAACTCTCATGCGTAAATTATACATAGAGAATCTATTAATTCATGGATTTCAATATTTCAAAACTACTACTGGTATGGATGATATTATGTCAAAACTGGGTAGtttataacaatttttgtgGTCAATATTATTTGATGCCcatattttgtaagaaaaaaaaattatctgatgCACATACGTTATGCATGGATAATGTTATGGATAATATGATATAAACGAAACAAAATTCAGTATATATTATTggcttaattaagtttttaggccctataaatattcatagttttgtttttagtccctacaaaataaaatcacactttttactcgatgtaacattttccttaagcattttagggactaaaaatgttgatggaaatttttgatagagactaaaaatgctgatgaaattttttatagggactaaaaatgctgatgaaaaattttatagagactaaaaagtatgatttcattttataaggactaaaaacaaaattgtgaatatttataaagaccgtttacttaattaaccctatattaTTTAATGGGAGTTCATAAGGTGCATCTTTCCatggtttttgtttgtttttcgaACAGGGTAATAACATCTTTCGatcgttgtttttttttttttttttttttaaatagtttagtggttaaaaagattttcaattataaaaatattttcgtattttctataatatttaaaaaaaagtacatacacaacaattttttatacGTTTTCTTcactatattattttcaatattatttatttaccaGACgccaaaataatatattaaggtACTACAATGTTTAAAATCAtgtcacatatttttttattaaatgataaCTCATTTAAGCATTGTTATAGACAACCTTTATTTTTAAcgtatttttttaaggtttaagAACAACTTTAACAATTTTGCCTAAAAacgaaagaaaaaattgttgaaacaaaaatgttaaatttttcaaaagttcAATAAGAATTATTCTGATTTAGTTTGAAGCGTGTTCCATGCATTGTCTGCTTTTGAATGCTAAGATGTGAGAAGGAGGTACATGGGTCGCTCTTTGCCCACCCATTCATCTGTCTATGCATATAAACACCTAAAAATAATCCGGATGGACcactaaaataaatcatacgaaaaatttatgttttaataaatattaaataaaaagttgaccattaaaaaattaaattacatatatttgaatttgaaaatg from Medicago truncatula cultivar Jemalong A17 chromosome 8, MtrunA17r5.0-ANR, whole genome shotgun sequence includes the following:
- the LOC11431124 gene encoding stem 28 kDa glycoprotein → MKILLFFLVTLLATCHGNVQNHEHESNFNIFPLRMKTGPGGKYIPEVSCASWRVAVEARNIINWKTVPQECEEYVGNYMLGDQYRADSKFVNREGFFYARTLNLKDGRDLWVFDIDETTLSNLPYYATHGFGVNPYNETLFNAWVDEGAAPALPETQKLYNKLVNLGVKIAFLTGRPLKQKDITAKNLKEAGYHTYEKLILKDTELYHGKTAVQYKSSERKKLEEEGWRIIGNSGDQWSDILGTNTGERTFKLPDPLYYIA